A segment of the Homoserinimonas aerilata genome:
TGCCGATGTCGAGCTGCTGGCGGTGTCGGTCGACAACAAGGCGACGCTTCGCGTGTTCGCCGAGCGCGAGGGCTACGACTTCTCGCTGCTGAGCGACTTCTGGCCCCACGGCGGGGTCGCCAAGAGCTACGGCGTGTTCCTCGAGGACAGGGGGATCGCGACGCGTGCCACCTTCGTGATCGACCGTGACGGCATCATCCGCTCGACAATCGTCAACGAGCCGAGCCAGGCCCGCGCGCTCGACGCCTACCGCGCCGCCGTGGCGGAACTGGTCTCTGCCTAGTTCGTCTTCGTCGCGCCGTCGGTGCGGGGTCCTGCTTCGTCGTCGATATGCCGCAGGATCGTCCCCAACTCCTCGATCATGATCACCTGCTGTCTGTTGATCGCCAGCAGCGCCTCGATGTCTGCTTTTGCTGCGACATTCGTGTCGTAGTCATGCTGGGCCAATGCCGCTGAGAGCGCGTCTTGGCGCTTTGCAGCGATAAGAAGGATGGCCCCCTGCAGTCCGGCAAGCATGCTGAGAAACAGATTCAGCAGGATGAACGGATACGGATCCCATGCCGTCTGCAGGCTGTTGATCGTGGCCCACACGGCCATGAACAACAGGAAGGAGCCCACGAAGCCCCAGCTGCCCATGACGTTGCGCATGACGTCAGCAGCGCGCTGTCCTGTTGTGCGCTTGTTCAGATGCTCAGCGTGCCAATTGCGCGGTTGGTTTGTCATCATTCCCGCAGTGTATTTCGTCGGGCGCGGATGGCGACTTTGATTCTCAGCCGCCGAGCTGGCCTACGGCGTGCGCGATCACGAGGGCGAGCATGACGAATCCGCCGAATGCCTGCACCAGCATCAACCCCTTGATCCGCGGTGACAGCGGCATTGCGGCTCCGGGGCTGAACGCCATGGAGTTGGTTGCGGATTCATACAGGTAGTCGACGAACGACGGAGTCCAGTCAATCCTGGCTGAGGAGCGCGCCGCGACCTCGTCGATGGCGTCGTGATCCTCATCCTGAGCGAATCGGTAGTCGGCGGACGGCAGTTCGGTCCTCGCATCGTGACGCCTCGTGACAGGCCCGCCTCGGTCGATCTCCCAGTACACCAGCGCGAAGGCGATCACGTTCGTCACCCACACCTGCACGGCAGCCACGAGTAGCGACGGGCCATCCTTCGTGCCACTGCTGATGAGGAGGAAGATGAGCTGGACGAGTGCAACCTGATTCGCGACCACGAGCACGACTGCTTGGCCCACCGACAGCCAGCGTGACCACGTCGTCTGCCGGCGGAGCCGGTGCGGGTTGAGTAGCACGACGGGCACCAGCATCACGATCGCCAACCCCACCATGGTGAACCGAAGCGGAACGGAGAGGATGTCGCTCGGCAGGAGCGCGTAGAGGATCAGTGCGACGGCTAGCGCGACGACTGCAGGCCAGCGATGCTCAGCTCGCGCGTCACGCTCGACTGCGGCATCGTGGTTCTCTGCCCCGGGGTCGTTTCCTGCGGCCGTGTCCATGCTGCCGAGTGTATGCCGCTACCATTGTTCTCGCCCGCAGTGCAGGGCGAGGGCCTTTAGCTCAGCTGGTAGAGCGCCACGTTTACACCGTGGATGTCATCGGTTCGATCCCGGTAGGGCCCACAGAATGGAAGAAGCTCGGTGGCTGGGCGGCATGCTGCGATCTCAGGGCTCCTTCGCGTTATGCGGCGGAGTTGTATAGGGAGGCTTTGTCGGTTTCGGTGCGTGGCACGCCGCGGGTCACCCTCTGTATCGCTAGAATTCAGCCATGGATGAGCGGGGCGACGGCGGCGGGCGCGAAATGCCTGTGGGCGGCACTGACCGCCATGACGATGATGAGCTCGCTGCGGCTCTCGCCGATGAGATCTCGCGATATACCGCCTCTATCCCAGTGATCACCCCGGACCTGCTTCCTGAGCCGGCCGAACCGGTGCTCCCCGTTCCCTCCGAGTTCGTCCCGTCGTTCGTCGACGATGTGCCCGCGGCAGTAGACCCTGAACCGTTCCTCGCAGCTTTTCCCTCAGAGATCGCTGCGCATTCGGAGATGCCCGTGCAGCAGGCGGCGAACGCGTTCGACTTCTCAGCATCCGAAACCGGGCCTGCGTCGGCCCCTGAATGGCTGCCGGTTCCAGAAGACGTGCCTGTGGCTGCTGCGCAGTCCTGGCTGCCGAGTTCACCCACCGAGGTCACGGAGGCCGCAGAGGAGCCATTCCACCGGGCAGAGCCGGAGGCTGCCCCAGCGGAGGCTCCCGCCTACGCATTCGTACCGCCGCCCTTGAATGAACCCTCGTTCAGTCCTCCGCAGCAGCACGCCGACGGCATGACGCCCGGAATCAGTTCCCTTCTTCTGGCTGCGCCGCCGCCCGCGCCGAACACTGTTGTCGTGCCTCCGCCCGGATCGGAGCTTCCCGCGAAGCCTCGCAAGCGTTCCTTGGACGACGGCGACCTGGCGACGGTCGTGGAGAAGGAGGCTGCCCGAACAGGCAGCGCTCTGGGTGCGATCGACGAGCTCGAGACCCAGTTGCAGTTGCGTGCCGAGGAGCAGCGCGAGTTCTCCGTCTGGGAGCGTTCGATGCTCGCGATCGGCACGCCGGAGGCGATCGATGAGGTCGAGCGGGCTCGCCCCGTCTTTACGGGCCTCATCACGGTGATCCCTGCGGGCGATGCTGCCGCTGTCGCAGTGGCATCCGCGGCACCGCCCATCCCGCAGGACGTGCAGGCCGACGGCGTTCCTGCAGAGTCGGTGTTGGCCCCGATCGACTGGTCGGCGGAGGCGCCGGCCGCCGACGATGCTCCGCCTGCGCTCGTGGAGCCACCCGAGCCCGATATTGCGGTGAGGCCGTCGTTCGATTCGGCTGAGACGGCGATTTCGGATGCTCTCCGCGAGGTTCCCGAGGACGACCTCGACGAGCCGGTCTCGCAGGAGATCCCTCAGGTTGCTCCCGTCGCCGCCCCGGCGAGCACACAGACGGGCCCGGCGGTGGTTCCGGCTCCTGCGCCCGTGTTCGCGAGCGAGGAGCCCGGCGTCGAACCGACCCCTCTCGAGCAGCGCAACTCACGCTCCGTGAGTCTGTTCTGGATGTGGTTCGCCGTGAACTCCTCTGCGGTGGGCATCGCGCTCGGCATCGGTCTTTTCGCGCTCGGCATGAGCGCCCGGCAGGCGCTCGTCGCGGCTCTCGCCGGTATCGCCCTGTCCTTCATCCCGCTTGCCCTCGGAACGCTCGCCGGTCGCTGGAGCGGCCAGCCCACCATGATCGTGTCGCGCGCCGTCTTCGGCATTCGGGCCAATATCGTGCCAGCGGTGCTCGCGGTGCTCACCAGGGTCTTCTGGGGTGCGGCGATGCTCTGGTTCATCGCGGAGGGTGCGGCGGTCGTGCTCGACGAGTCGGGGCTTCTGGGCGGGTTTGGGATGTTCCGCGTGACGGTCGTCACGCTGGCGATCGTCGCCGTGCCCGCGCTGATCATCGCCTATTTCGGGCATCGGCTCATCTCGCGGGTGTTCCTCGTGTTGAGCATCCTGAGCGCGGTGCTCACGGCAGCTTTCATCGCGATGACCTGGACGGCCGTCGACCTGTCGCAGGTGCTGTCCAAGGTGGACGGCCCCTGGATCCTTGTCGTCTCCGGTGCCGTGCTGGTGTTCAGCTTCATCGGCCTCGCCTGGGCGAACAGTGGTGCCGACGTCGCCCGCTACCAGCGCACATCCGGTTCCGGAGCAGCCTCCATGCTGTGGGCGACCGTGGGCATGGCGGTGCCGAGCCTCATACTGATCGGCTACGGCATCATGCTCGCGGCATCCCAGCCGGCAACGGATGCCCAGAGCGCGTTCGGCGCGGATCCCTTTGGTCTCGTCGCAGGCCTCGTGCCCGACTGGTTTGCTCTACCGCTGCTCGCCGCGCTCGGCCTCAGCCTGCTCTGCGGAACCGTGCTCGCGATCTATTCCGGCGGCTTCGCCCTGCAGGCGAGCGGGGTCGCCCTGCGCAGGCAGGCATCCGTTCTCATCGCCGGGCTGCTCACGATCGTGGTGGCCCTCGCGCTCACCTTCGCCGTCGATGACTTCTTCGTGCTCATCCGTGATCTGGCCACGACCATTGCGGTGCCTGTCGCCGCGTGGGCCGGTCTCTTCGCTGCCGAGTTGATGATCCGCAACCGCAGGTTCGACAGCTCGTCGTTGCTTCGCGTCGGCGGCGTTTATCCGGCCGTCAACTGGGTGAACCTGGGCGCACTCGTCATCGCATCGGTGATCGGCTACGGGCTCACCACAGCAGCCATCGCGGGCCTCGACTGGCAGGGTTACCTGTACTCCGTTGCAGGGCTTCCGCTGACCGGTGACGTGGCCGGCACAGACATCGGCGTGCTCGTCGCGTTGGCGATCGGCCTGCTCACGCCGCTCGTCTCCGGTGTGCCCGCGATCCGTCGGCAGGAGCGGGCGCAGGGCTGAACGCCGCTCGGTAGACTTGGCGGGTGCCAGCAACAGTCGCCGAGATCAACGCCGTAATCGAAGGCCTGTGGCCGCTCTCGGGTGTCGAGGAGTGGGATGCGCCCGGCCTTCTGGTCGGTGATCCCGCCGCCGTGGTCCAGTCGATTCATCTTGCCGTGGATGCCGTCGCAGACACCGTCGACGAGGCGCTTCAGCTCGGTGCCGGTCTGCTGCTGGTCCATCATCCGCTGCTGCTCAGGGGCGTCACATCCGTCGCAGAGGACCGTTACAAGGGCGCTCTGATCTCCCGGCTCATCCGTGGCGGATGCGCTCTCGTCGCTGCTCACACGAACGCCGACGTCGTCGAGACCGGCACATCTGCGGTCATCGCACAGGAGCTCCAACTGCTCGACACACATCCGATCGTTCCGGGCACCGACCCTGATCGCGGGCTCGGTCGTGTCGGCAGGCTCGCCGAGCCGATGACTCTCGGCCGTCTCGCCAGGGCGCTGGCTGACATCCTCCCGCCGACCGCTTCCGGCGTGCGCGTGGCTGGTGACTACGAGCGCCCCGTCGAGACGATCGCGCTGTGCGGGGGAGCGGGTGACTCTCTTCTCAGCAACCCCGCGGTGCTGTCTGCGGATGTCTATGTGACCTCTGATCTGCGACACCACCCGGCATCCGAGGCGAGGGAGAACGCCCGTCTCTTCGGCGGGCCGGCGCTGATCGACGTCTCCCATTGGGCGAGTGAGTGGCTCTGGCTCGAGACGGCCGCGGCGGAGCTGCGAGAGAGGCTGCCGGGCGTCGACGTCACGGTGAGCGAGCTCCGCACCGACCCGTGGGACTTCGCGATCGTGCAGTAGGCACCTCCGCCGCTCGGTAGACTTCGCCGAACGATGCACCACCATTCGACATGTAAGGAACAGGCGACAGCACTATGGCATTGACGGCCAGCCCCGATTCCCAGGAACTGCTCCTCGAACTGCAGGCCGCCGACACGCGTATCCAGCAGCTCGACCACCAGGCGCGCAGCATCCCGCAGCTGTCCCAGTTGGCGGCGCTCTCGAAGGAGCGCGAAACAGTGCGGGTGCAGTTGCTCGGCGAGAACGGCGCCGTCGAGGACGCACGGCTCGAGATCTCCCGCGTCGAGTCGGATGTCGCTGTCGTCGAGGCCCGTATGGCGCGTGACTCGGAGCGGCTCGCGACGTCATCATCGACCAAGGATGTGGCCGCCCTCGAGCAGGAGCTCGAAGCGCTGCGCCGGCGACGTGACGAGTTGGAGGAGATCGAGCTCGGCGTCATGGAGCGCCTTGAGCAGCTCGAAGCGACATCGGCGATCACGCAGGAGCGCAACGCGGCACTCCTTGCGGCCATCGCCGAGACCGAGGATGACCGCGACACCGCCCTTTCCTCGATCGATCTTGAGCGCTCCAACGCGGCGGCGAACCGCGACGAGATCGCTGCAAAGATCCCCGAGGGGCTCCTCGCCCTCTACGAACGTCAGCGGGCGCGTTATGGCACCGGGGCTTCGCTCCTGCGTGGCGGGGTGTCGAGCGCGAGCGGCGTGAGGCTCAACGAGAGCGACATGGCATCCATTCGGGCTGCGGCCCCGGATGCTGTCGTGCTCTGCCCCGACAGTCAGGCCATCCTCGTCCGCACGGCGGAGTCCGGGCTCTGAGTCACGCCGCGCGCCGCTAGACTTGTGCCGCGAATGGGTCGGCAAGACGGTCGCGTCACGCGCTGCTTCTGAAAAGGTGCAGCGCGTGCCGAGGAACGTCCGGGCTCCACAGGGCAGGATGGTGGGTAACACCCACCCGGGGTAACCCGCGAGAAAGTGCAACAGAAAGCAGACCGCCACTGACTTCGGTCAGGGGTAAGGGTGAAACGGTGGTGTAAGAGACCACCAGCGGCCCGAGTGATCGGGTCGGCTGGGTAAACCTCGTCCGGAGCAAGGTCAGACAGAAGGCGTCACGGGTGGCCCGCCCAGTCTTCGGGTAGACCGCTGGAGGGCTGCGGCAACGTAGTCCCGAGATAGATGGCCGTCCATCGCCGCTCGCGCGGCAGGGACAGAACCCGGCGTATCAGCCGGCCCATTCGCCTATTTCGAACGGTGCTTGCCTCGCCTGGCGTGTTCCGGCGACGCGAGCGCTGCCGCGCCGAGGATGCCGGCATTGTTGCGAAGCTTGGCCGGCACGATCCGCGTCTTCAGGTCGAGCAGCGGCAGGAACTCCTCGTGGCTCTTCGAGACCCCGCCACCCACGATGAAGAGTTCGGGATGGAAATAGGTCTCGAGCCGGGAGTAGAACTTCTGCAGGCGTGCCGCCCACTGTTCCCAGGAGAGTTCCTCTCGCTCCCGCGCCGCATTCGAGGCCTTGGTCTCCCAGTCGACGCCGTTGATCTCGAGATGGCCGAGTTCCACATTGGGGATCAGCACGCCGTCGTAGATGAAGGCGGTACCGATTCCGGTGCCCAGCGTGGTGACGATCACATGCCCGTCGCTGTTGTGTGCAGCACCGTACTGCACCTCTGCGAAGCCGGCGGCATCCGCGTCATTGACGAAGTGGATGTCACGGTCGAGGGCCCGCTCGAAGAGCTTCTCTGCCTTCAGTCCGATCCATTCGTCGGAGACGTTCGCCGCCGAGAGCGTGCGGCCGCCTGCGATGACGGCAGGAAAGCAGACGCCGATGGGGGCGTCACGCTCGTCTACGCCGAGCTCGTCGACCATGTCCTTCACCGCGGCGACGATGTCTTCTGGCCGTCCGCCCTCAGGCGTGGCGACCTTGGATCGCTCGCTGACCAGTTCGCCGGAGGCCAGATCGACCACGGCTCCCTTGATCCCGGTGCCGCCGATGTCGATGCCGACTGCTGTTGTGCTCATGCCTTGACCCTAATCCAGTGTTCCGAGTGGGTTCAGGATGCTGTGGGCAGCGTGAGGATCTCCGCGCCGCGTTCTGTGACGACGAGCGTGTGTTCGAACTGCGCGGTCAGGCTCCTGTCCTTGGTCGTCACCGTCCAGTCGTCATCCCACATGTCCCACTCGTGGGTTCCGAGGGTGAGCATCGGCTCGATGGTGAACACCATGCCTGGCTCCATGACGGTGTCGAACTGTGGTGCCGAGTCGTAGTGGGGGACGATCAACCCGGAGTGGAAGGCCTCGCCGACACCGTGCCCGGTGAAGTCGCGGACCACGCCGTATCCGAAGCGCTTCGCATAGGCCTCGATGGCACGTCCGATCACATTGACCTCACGCCCCGGGGCGACAGCCTTGATTCCTCGAGCGAGGGCCTCGGCCGTGCGGGCGACCAGATCGGTGACCTCATCGCGGGCCTCGCCGACGACGAAGGTGAAGTTGGTGTCGCCGTGCACGCCTGCCTTGAATGCGGTGATGTCGATATTGATGATGTCGCCGTCCTCGAGAACCGTGTCATCGGGGATGCCGTGGCAGATGACCTCGTTCACCGAGCTGCACAGGGACTTCGGAAAGCCGCAGTAGCCGAGGGTCGAGGGGTAGGCGTCGTGCGCGATCACATACTCGTGCCCGACCCGGTCGAGTTCGTCGGTGGTGACACCCGGGCGGATGGCTTCGCCCACCTTCTGGATGGCGTCCGCCGCGATCCGACCGGCGGCCCGGATGAGCTCCACCTTCTCCGGCGGGTAGACATCCGAACCGGTGAAGCGGGCCGGAGCCTTCTTGCCCACATACTCCGGACGGGGGATGGAGACGGGTACCTGCCTGTCGCCTGTGATGGTTCCGGGAATGAGGTGACCGTTCGAATCCTTGGGCATAGGATCGATTTTAGTTCGAGCGCGGGAGGTGCCATGACCGAATGGTGGTACAACACCAGGACCAGCGAGGTCGAGGAGGGCATGGTTTCGCCCGCGATCGACAGAGCCGGGCCCTTCGCGAGTCGTGAAGAGGCCGAGCAGGCGCCCCGCCTCATCGAGGAGCGTTCCCGCCGGTGGGCGGAGGAGGATTCTCGGGACGGCGACTGAGTTCGCCACCGCCCCGGAAGGGGCTCCTCACCGGATGATGCCTCTGCCAGCTGAGGCCTTGTACTAGATGAGGCCCTGGGCGATCATCGCGTCGGCGACTCGACGGAAGCCGCTCGCATTGGCACCCACGACGTAGTCTCCCGGGCGTCCGTAGTGCTCGGCTGCCTCGTAGGCGGAACGGTGGACATCTTTCATGATGGAGTGCAGCCGGCCCTCGCTGGTGCCGAAGTCCCAGCGCTGGCGTGAAGCGTTCTGGCTCATCTCGAGGGCCGAGGTCGCCACTCCGCCGGCGTTCGCCGCCTTGCCCGGGCCGAACAGCACCCCGGCGTCCTGGAACAGCTCGACGGCATCCGGGGTCGTGGGCATGTTCGCGCCCTCGGCGACGCCGAGCACACCATTGGCAACGAGACGCTGCGCATCACCGATGAGCAGTTCGTTCTGGGTGGCGGAGGGGAAGGCGAGCTGGCCGGGAACATCCCACACCCGTCCGTTCGTCACGAGCCTCGCACCGGGGCGACGGTCGACGTAGTCGGAGATGCGACCGCGTTCGACCTCCTTGACCTGCTTCAGGAGCTCCACATCGATGCCTGCCTCGTCGACCACGTAGCCGCTCGAGTCTGATGCGGTGATCGCGCGGCCGCCGAGCTGCGCGATCTTCTCGATCGCGTAGATGGCCACGTTGCCCGATCCGGAGACGATCGCAGTCTTTCCGTCGATCGCCTCGCCGCGGGTGTTGAGCATCTCCTGCATGAAGAAGACGGCACCGTAGCCTGTTGCCTCGGTGCGCACCTGCGCTCCGCCCCAGAGCACGCCCTTGCCGGTGAACATGCCCGACTCGTGACGGTTGGTGAGGCGACGGTACTGGCCGAAGAGGTAGCCGATCTCGCGTCCGCCCACTCCGATGTCGCCGGCCGGAACATCCGTGTGCTCGCCCAGGTGCCGGTAGAGCTCGCTCATGAAGCTCTGGCAGAAGCGCATGATCTCGCCGTCGGATCGACCGTGCGGATCGAAGTCGGAGCCGCCCTTGGCCCCGCCGATACCCTGACCGGTGAGGGCGTTCTTGAAGATCTGCTCGAAGCCGAGGAACTTCATGATGCTGAGGTTGACGCTGGGGTGGAACCGCAGGCCGCCCTTGTACGGGCCGAGCGCCGAGTTGTACTGCACCCGGAAGCCGCGGTTCACCTGCACGGTGCCGTTGTCGTCGACCCACGGCACGCGGAACATGATCTGGCGCTCAGGCTCGACGAGAACCTCGACGACGCCGCTTTCGATGTATTCCGGATGCCGTTCCACGACGGGAGAGATCGATTCGAGGACTTCGAGAAGCGCCTGGTGGAACTCGACCTCTCCGGAGCTGCGGGACACCGCGCGCTCGTAGATTCCGACAAGGGCAGGGGACAACACGGAATGCATAGGGACTTTCTGGGGGTGGGTGGGATTTCCGTAGCGAGAGGTGATCGCTGTGCTCAGTCGTAACTGTGCTCTGGGCCCGGGTAGGTTCCCTCGGCAACATCCGCTCGATATGCGGCAGCAGCCTCGCCGAGAATACCGCGTAGATCGGCATATTGACGAACGAAGCGGGGAATGCGTCCTGCCGTGAGTCCTGCCCAGTCCGTCCAGACGAGCAGTTGGCCGTCGACATGGGGGCCGGCGCCGACGCCGATTGTGGGGATCCGGAGCTCGGCGGTGACAAGCGCGGCCGACTCGGCAGGCACCATCTCGAGCACGACCGCGAAGGCTCCGGCGTCCTGCACGGCACGCGCGTCGGCGAGCAACTGCTCGACCTGATCGCCACGACCCTGGATGACATGACCGCCGAGCCCGTGCTCGCTCTGGGGGGTGAAGCCGATGTGACCCATGACGGGGATACCGGCGGCGACGATCCGTCGAATCTGTTCCGCGCTGCGCACGCCGCCCTCGAGCTTCACAGCGTGCGCGTGCGTCTCCTTCATGAATCGGAAGGCCGAATGCAGTGCTTCCTCGGGGCCGACCTCATAGGAGCCGAACGGCAGATCCGCGATGACGAAGGCGCGGCTGACGGCGTTCGCCACTGCGCGCGTGAGTGGGATGAGTTCATCGATCGTGACGGGGAGGGTGGTGTCGTATCCGAGCACATTGTTGCCCGCAGAGTCACCGACGAGAAGGAAGTCGATTCCCGCCTGATCGAAGATTCCGGCCGTCAGCTGGTCGTAGCTGGTGAGCCCGGTGATCTTGATCCCGTTCTCCTTGGCCGACTGGAAATGCCGGGTGCGAACGCGCTTCAGGTTCGCCTGAGCTGCTGCGGCTTCTGAGTAGGTCACTCTGACACTCTATTCCGTGCATCCGCCTCACACGATGACGCGGTGAATCCCGCGCGGGCGCGAGGCGGAGAGTCCCTGCAGCCAGTAGCCTGTAGGGGCAACAGCCATCGCCTGGGCCGCCCGGGATTCTGCTGGAATGAGAGGGGCATATGGACAAGCAGCGCGACTTCGTTCTCCGTACGATCGAGGAGCGGGGCATCAAGTTCATTCGCCTGTGGTTCACGGATGTCGTGGGCACGCTCAAGTCCGTGGCCATCGCGCCTGCCGAGGTCGAGGGTGCCTTCTCCGAGGGGCTCGGCATCGACGGCTCCGCCATTGAGGGACTCACCCGAGCCTTCGAGGCCGACGTGCTTGCGCATCCAGACCCCGCGACCTTCCAGATCCTCCCGTGGCGCGGCGAGATCGACCCGACCGCGCGGATGTTCTGCGACATCATGACCCCGGACGGGCAGCCGGCGGTGGCGGATCCTCGTAACGTGCTCAAGCGCACCCTCGAGAAGGCGGCCGACGCCGGATTCACCTTCTACACGCATCCGGAGATCGAGTTCTATCTGCTGAAGGACTCCGATTTCGGCGTCGACGGCCCCCAGCCGGTCGACCACGCCGGGTACTTCGACAACGTTCCGGGGGGCACCGCCCACGACTTCCGCCGACGTTCCGTGCGCATGCTCGAGGACCTCGGCATCTCCGTCGAGTTCAGCCACCACGAGGCGGGGCCGGGGCAGAACGAGATCGACCTTCGCTACGCCGACGCGTTGACGACCGCCGACAACATCATGACGTTCCGCACGGTCATCAAGGAGGTCGCCATCGAGCAGGGCGTCTACGCGACGTTCATGCCGAAGCCCTTCTCGGATCATCCGGGATCGGGGATGCACACCCACATGTCGCTGTTCGAGGGCGACACGAACGCGTTCTACGAGGCCGGTGCGAAGTACCAGCTCTCGAAGACGGGCCGGCACTTCATCGCGGGGCTTCTGCACCACGCTCCCGAGATCACGGCGGTCACCAACCAGTTCGTCAACTCCTACAAGCGCCTGTGGGGAGGAGACGAGGCGCCCAGCTTCGTCACCTGGGGCCACAACAACCGTTCAGCGCTCGTTCGCGTTCCGCTGTACAAGCCGAACAAGGGCCAGAGCGCTCGGGTCGAGTACCGTTCGATCGACTCTGCATCGAACCCGTATCTCTCGTTCTCGCTGATGCTCGCGGCTGGGCTCAAGGGCATCGAGGGCGAGTACGAGCTGCCACCCGAGGCAGAGTCGGATGTGTGGCTGCTCAGCGACGCAGAGCGACGCGTTCTGGGGTACCGCGCCCTGCCGGCGAGCCTCGATCAGGCGATCTCCATGATGGAGGAGTCAGAGCTCGTGGCCGAGACGCTGGGCGAGCACGTGTTCAACTACGTGCTGCTCAACAAGCGGCAGGAGTGGCGGGAGTACCGCTCGCAGGTCACTCCCTATGAGCTCAAGCGCAACCTCGGCATGCTCTAGACGGGTTCACGCATCCGATGACCGACGCAGGCCCCTCGCTCTCCGAGCTCGCACGCCTCGGCTTCGCAGAGCTGGGGCAGGCGAGAGATCGTCTTGCGGCTGTCGCGGCGCCCGACCGGTCTGCAGTGCTGACCGCACTGGGGCTCGCGGCCGACCCCGATCAGGGGCTCCGGATGCTGTCGGAGCTTTTCGAGGCGGCCCCGGATGCCGTAGCGCCGTTCTTCGACGACGCCGCGGCCCTGCAGCGCCTGACGAGGGTGCTGGGTGCCTCGAGCGGGCTGGGGGAGTTCTTCCTCCGTCATCCCGTGCAGTTGGAGGTGCTTCATGAGCCGCTCGGCGCACCGCTGGATGCCCACGAGTATCGGGCAGACATGCTCGCTTCGGTCGACGGCATCCGTGGCGAGGCCGGATGGGATGCCCTCCGCATCCGTTATCGACGCCACGTGGCCGCACTTGCGGCCTTCGACCTGGGGCACGCCGAACCGCTTGCCGCGGTAGAGCCTGTGACTGCGGCCCTCGCCGACCTCGCGGGCGCGGCGCTTGACGCCTCTCTCGCCGTCGCACGCACCGAGATCCCGTTCGACGCTGCCGAGGTGGCGGGCACGCGGCTGGCCATCATCGGTATGGGTAAGTCCGGTGCGCGTGAGTTGAACTATGTGAGCGACGTCGACGTCATCTTCGTCGTCGAGGGGTCTGACGAGATCGGGCAGGATCGCGCCGTCGCGATCGGCTCGCGGCTCGCAGTCGCGACCATGCGGGGTGTCCACGATCTGTCCGCCGAGCCCGGACTGTGGGAGGTCGACGCCAATCTCCGGCCGGAAGGGAAGCAGGGCGCGCTCGTCCGCACGCTCGAGTCGCATCTCGCCTACTACGAGCGGTGGGCGAAGAGTTGGGAGTTCCAGGCTCTCCTGAAGGCGCGCCCGCTGGCAGGCGATGCCGAACTCGGGGAGCGCTACGCCGCAGCAGTGGCGCCCTTCGTGTGG
Coding sequences within it:
- the gdhA gene encoding NADP-specific glutamate dehydrogenase yields the protein MHSVLSPALVGIYERAVSRSSGEVEFHQALLEVLESISPVVERHPEYIESGVVEVLVEPERQIMFRVPWVDDNGTVQVNRGFRVQYNSALGPYKGGLRFHPSVNLSIMKFLGFEQIFKNALTGQGIGGAKGGSDFDPHGRSDGEIMRFCQSFMSELYRHLGEHTDVPAGDIGVGGREIGYLFGQYRRLTNRHESGMFTGKGVLWGGAQVRTEATGYGAVFFMQEMLNTRGEAIDGKTAIVSGSGNVAIYAIEKIAQLGGRAITASDSSGYVVDEAGIDVELLKQVKEVERGRISDYVDRRPGARLVTNGRVWDVPGQLAFPSATQNELLIGDAQRLVANGVLGVAEGANMPTTPDAVELFQDAGVLFGPGKAANAGGVATSALEMSQNASRQRWDFGTSEGRLHSIMKDVHRSAYEAAEHYGRPGDYVVGANASGFRRVADAMIAQGLI
- the panB gene encoding 3-methyl-2-oxobutanoate hydroxymethyltransferase, with translation MTYSEAAAAQANLKRVRTRHFQSAKENGIKITGLTSYDQLTAGIFDQAGIDFLLVGDSAGNNVLGYDTTLPVTIDELIPLTRAVANAVSRAFVIADLPFGSYEVGPEEALHSAFRFMKETHAHAVKLEGGVRSAEQIRRIVAAGIPVMGHIGFTPQSEHGLGGHVIQGRGDQVEQLLADARAVQDAGAFAVVLEMVPAESAALVTAELRIPTIGVGAGPHVDGQLLVWTDWAGLTAGRIPRFVRQYADLRGILGEAAAAYRADVAEGTYPGPEHSYD
- a CDS encoding glutamine synthetase family protein, which encodes MDKQRDFVLRTIEERGIKFIRLWFTDVVGTLKSVAIAPAEVEGAFSEGLGIDGSAIEGLTRAFEADVLAHPDPATFQILPWRGEIDPTARMFCDIMTPDGQPAVADPRNVLKRTLEKAADAGFTFYTHPEIEFYLLKDSDFGVDGPQPVDHAGYFDNVPGGTAHDFRRRSVRMLEDLGISVEFSHHEAGPGQNEIDLRYADALTTADNIMTFRTVIKEVAIEQGVYATFMPKPFSDHPGSGMHTHMSLFEGDTNAFYEAGAKYQLSKTGRHFIAGLLHHAPEITAVTNQFVNSYKRLWGGDEAPSFVTWGHNNRSALVRVPLYKPNKGQSARVEYRSIDSASNPYLSFSLMLAAGLKGIEGEYELPPEAESDVWLLSDAERRVLGYRALPASLDQAISMMEESELVAETLGEHVFNYVLLNKRQEWREYRSQVTPYELKRNLGML